The following is a genomic window from Hymenobacter sp. APR13.
TGTTGAGGCGGCCCACCACCGAGTCGAAGAACACTTCCCGGCCGCCCAGGGTGGAGTCGCCGAGGCTTTTCTGGACTATTTTCTTGATGGGCTGCTTGGTGACGATGTTGCCCATCGAGCCTTTGCCTTTGATGGCCAGCTCGGCAAAGTCGAAGTCGAACTGCTTCACGCGGGCCGGGGCCTTGTCGGACAGCTGGATGCCCACAATTTCCGACTCGGAGTTGGGGTTGGCCGTCAGGTAGAGCGTTTTGGTGCCTTTAGTGCCCTTGGTCAGGTCGTACACCTTGTCGCGGGTGATGCCCGTGACGAGGAAGCGCTTGGCAAAGCTGATGCCCGAAGCGCCGTCCTGGTACACCATGTTGTACACCAGCCGGTCGTCGTTCTTGTTGTAGACGCCCACGTGCAGAATGTCCTTGCCCACGAAAGTCTTCTCGGCGATTTTCGTGACCGTGAACGTGCCGTCGCGCCGGATGGCGATGATGTCGTCGAGGTCCGAGCAGTCGCACACGGTCACGGCCTTCTCGTCTTTCTTGAGGCCGTAGCCGATGAAGCCGTCGGCGTAGTTCACGTAGAGCTTCTGGTTGGCCACGGCCACTTTCTGAGCGGTTACCAGGTCGAAGGTGCGCAGCTGGGTTTTCCGCTCGCGGTGCTGGCCGTACTTTTTCAGCAGCCCTTCAAAGTAGTTGATGGCGTAGCGCGTGAGGTTCACGAGGTGGTCGGCCACCTCGGCCACCTCGGTTTCCAGGCGCTGGATGTACTCCTCGGCCTTGAAGCCATCGAACTTGCTGATGCGCTTGATGCGGATTTCGGTGAGGCGCGTGAGGTCGTCCTCGGTGATGGCGCGGCGCAGCACAATGCGGGTGTCGTTGGCCTTGGGCTTCTCCCCTTCAATGCGCACAAACTTCTTCAGGCCGGCATCAATGGTCTGCAGAATGTCTTCCCAGGTTTCGCACTCCTCGATTTTGCGGTAGATGCGGTTCTCGATGAAAATCTTCTCCAGCGACGCCGAATGCCACTTTTCCTGCAGCTCGTCCTGCCGGATTTCCAGCTCACGCTCCAGCAGGCGCACCGTTTTCTGGGTGCTGAGCTTGAGCATGTCCTCCACCCCCACAAAGCGCGGCTTATCCTCGATAATCACGCAGGTATTGGGCGAAATGCTGATTTCGCAGTCGGTGAAGGCGTACAGCGCGTCCATGGTGAGGTCCGGCGACACGCCCGTGGGCAGGTGCACCTGGATTTCCACCTCGGCGGCCGTATTATCAACCACCTTCCGGATTTTGATTTTGTTGGCCTCCGAGGCCTTCACGATGCTTTCCATCAGCGCCGTGGTGGTGGTGCCGTACGGAATGTCGCGAATGACCAGCATGGTCTTGTCGGCCTTCTCGATGGTGGCGCGCAGCCGGATTTTGGCCCCGCGCAAGCCGCCGTTGTAGTTGGTCACGTCGCAGAGGCCGCCGGTCGGGAAGTCCGGAAACAGCTGGATTTCCCGGCCCCGCAGCACGTCGATGCTGGCCTTGCACAGCTCGCGGAAGTTGTGGGGCATAATCTTGGTGCTCAGGCCCACGGCAATGCCTTCCACGCCCTGCGCCAGCAACAGCGGGAACTTCACGGGCAGCGTGGTCGGCTCGCGCTTGCGTCCGTCGTAGCTCATCTGCCACTCCGTGATGTCGGGGTTGAACACCACGTCCAGCGCAAACTTGCTCAGGCGGGCCTCAATGTAACGCGGAGCCGCCGCGCCGTCGCCGGTGCGGATGTCGCCCCAGTTGCCCTGGGTTTCGATGAGCAGGTCCTTCTGGCCCAGGTTCACCATGGCGTCGCCGATGCTGGCGTCGCCGTGGGGGTGGTACTGCATGGTCTGCCCGATGACGTTGGCCACTTTGTTGAAGCGGCCGTCGTCCATTTCCTTCATGGCGTGCAGAATGCGGCGCTGCACGGGCTTGAGGCCGTCCTCGATGGCCGGCACGGCGCGCTCCAGAATCACGTAGCTGGCGTAGTCCAGAAACCAGTTCTGGTACATGCCGTTCACGGTGGCCACGTCGTGGATGGTTTCGCCGGGCGCGAACTTGGGCTCCTCCTCGGCTTCCTCGGCCGGCGCAATCGGCTCCGGCTCGGTCACGGCGTGTACGTCGGCGCTGGACTCGGCCAGCAGCAGCTCGCCGGACTCGTTCACCACGGACGGCGCGGCCTCGTCGGCCGGGGTTTCCGCATCGGCCGGCGCGGCCGGCGTGGCCCCGAATTCCACCGAATCGCCGGCGCCAAACAGGTTGGGCTGCTCTTCGGAATCAGGGGTCTGGGGATTGGTTTCTTCTGACATGGGGAATTATTGCTCTTGTACCTCTCTCCGGGGCTCAGGCAAGCGCCCGAAGGTTGAATTACTTATTCTAGCGCGTCATGCTTCGGCTGCGCTCCGCATGACGTTCTGCGTTACGCCAGGTCTTCCTCGGCCACTTCGGCCAGCGGCAGCACGTCGCTGGTCACCAGGTCTTTTTCCAGGCGCAGGTTGTCGATGATGAACTCCTGGCGGGCCGGCGTATTCTTGCCCATGTAGTAGGTCAGCACCTGCTGAATCGAGCGGTCAGACTGCAGAATCACAGGCTCCAGCTTGATGTTGTCGCCGATGAACTTGCCGAACTCGTCGGGGCTGATTTCGCCGAGGCCTTTGAAGCGCGTGATTTCGGGGTTGCGACCCAGCTGGCGCATGGCGGCCTGCTTTTCCTGCTCGGTGTAGCAGTAGATGGTGGTTTTCTTGTTGCGCACCCGAAACAGCGGCGTTTCCAGGATGAACACGTGGCCGTTGCGCACGAGGTCGGGGAAGAACTGCAGGAAGAACGTGAGCAGCAGCAGCCGGATGTGCATGCCATCCACGTCGGCGTCGGTGGCAATCACCACGCGGTTATAGCGCAGCCCCTCAATGCCTTCTTCGATGTTGAGGGCGTGCTGCAGCAGGTTCAGTTCCTCGTTTTCGTAAACAATTTTCTTTTTCAGCCCGAAGCAGTTCAGCGGCTTGCCGCGCAAGCTGAATACGGCCTCGGTTTCCACGTTGCGGCTCTTGGTGATGGAGCCCGAGGCCGAGTCGCCCTCGGTGATGAAGAGCGTGGTCAGGGCTTCGGCGTCCTGCTTGCCTTCGCCGAAGTGGAAGCGGCAGTCGCGGAGCTTGCGGTTGTGCAGGTTGGCTTTTTTGGCGCGCTGGTTGGCCAGCTTCTTCACCCCAGCCATGTCCTTGCGCTCCCGCTCGTTCTGCTCGATGCGCTTTTTGAGGGCCTCCGCGGCGGCGGGATTTTTGTGCAGGTAGTTGTCGAGGTGCTCCTTGACAAAGTCGAGGATGAAGCCGCGAACCGTGGGGCCGTCAGGGCCCATGTTCATCGAGCCCAGCTTGGTTTTGGTCTGGCTCTCGAACACCGGCTCCTGCACCCGCACCGAAATGGCGGCCACGATGGAGCCGCGGATGTCGGTGGCGTCGTACTCCTTCTTGTAAAACTCGCGCAGGGTTTTCACCACGGCCTCGCGGAAGGCCGCCAGGTGCGTACCGCCCTGCGTGGTGTACTGCCCGTTCACAAACGAGTAATACTCCTCGCCGTAGTCGTTGCCGTGGGTCAGGGCCAGCTCGATGTCCTCGCCTTTGAGGTGGATGATGTCGTAGCGGCGGCTTTCCTGGTCGATTTTACGGGCCAGCAGATCCAGCAGGCCGTTTTCGGAGTAGTACTTCTGGCCGTTGAAATTGATGGTCAGGCCCGCATTCAGGTACACGTAGTTCCAGATCTGGTTTTCCAGGTATTCCGGAATGAAACGGTAGTTGCGGAAGATGGAATCGTCGGGCTGGAACGTGAAGAGCGTGCCGTTGCGCTGGCTGGTTTTCACCGGCTTAGGGTCGCTGGTGAGGATGCCCTGGGCAAACTCGGCCGACTTCATCAGCCCCTCCCGGACGCTCTGCACCAAAAAGTAATTGCTCAGCGCGTTAACCGCTTTGGTGCCGACCCCGTTTAAGCCCACAGATTTCTGAAAGACCTTGCTGTCGTACTTGCCGCCCGTATTGATTTTGCTGACCACTTCCACCACTTTGCCCAGCGGAATGCCCCGGCCATAGTCGCGCACCTGCACGCGCTGGTCGGAAATCTTGATTTCGATGGTGCGGCCGTGGCCCATCACGTGCTCGTCGATGGAGTTGTCAATCACTTCCTTCACCAGCACGTAAATCCCATCGTCGTAGGCCGAGCCGTCGCCCAGCTTGCCGATGTACATACCGGGCCGCAGCCGGATGTGCTCCCGCCAGTCCAGGGAGCGGATACTGTCTTCGGTGTAGCCGTGGTCGGGGGTGGTGGCGGGTACTAGTTCTTCAGCCATGAAATCAGGAAATCGAAATTTAAGGTAAAATAACACAGAAAACCGGCGTTTTCCGCGCGCTGTTTACGCTAGCGAAGTTAGCATTTCCTTGTCTGAAAACCCAGCGCCGGACGGGTTTGTTCCCACATATTTTGCGCATACGCGGCTTTACGGTCCCTTTCACGCTTCTCTCACTCCCATTTTTTTAGTAAATGTTCCCTCCCGCTACCCAACATCACCTGCCGCCGTCGGGCCACAAACCTACTCCGGAGGTGCGCCAGACGCCCATTGTGCAGTTTGCTTTCTTCATGCTCGGGGCCGTGCTGCTGGTCTACTCGCTGAGACTGCTCGACGACATTCTGCTGCCGCTGCTGTTTTCGGCGGTATTCACGCTGCTGCTGCTGCCCATCTGCCGGTGGCTGGAGCTGCGGGGCGTGCCGCGCATTCTGGCCATCATTGTGTGCCTGCTGCTGGTGCTGGCCATCTTCACGGGCATCATTCTCGGGTTTGGCTCGCAGCTGGCGCAGTTCAAAAACGAGATTCCCAAGCTGCAGGTGAAGATGATGGAGTTTTTCACCAGCGCGCAGCAGTGGGCCCACAACCGCTTCGGCTACGAGCCCATGAGCGTAGACGACCTGAAGGAAACGTCCATCAAGGCCCTCAAGAAATCGGGCGGCTCGTACTTGGGCACCACGCTCAACACCACCTCGGCCGTGCTCGGCAACCTGGCGCAGGTGCTTATCTACATCTTCTGTCTGCTGCTCTACCGCGACCATCTGCGGCAGTTCATGTTCCGCTTTGTGGCCCCCGACAAGCGCACGTCGGTGCTGCACACCGTGGACAACATCCAGACCGTGGTGCAGGCCTACATTTCGGGCCTGATTAAGGTGATTATCATCGTGGCCATTCTCAACGGAATCGGGCTGCTGGTGCTGGGGGTGAAGTTTGCCATCTTCTTTGCCATCTTCGCCTCGGTGCTGGCCATTATTCCCTACATCGGCATCATGATTGGGGCCATGGTTCCGGCCATCATCACGCTGGTGGAAACCGGCTCGCCGGTGCAGGCGGCCCTGGTTATCGGGGTGTTTGTGGTGGTGCAGTTCCTGGAGGGCAACTTTATTACGCCTATGATTACCGGCTCGCAGGTGAGCATCAACCCGCTGGCTGCCATCCTGGCCCTGATTCTGGGCGCGGAGCTCTGGGGCACGCCGGGCATGATTCTAAGCATTCCGCTGATGGCCGTGATTAAAGTGGTGCTCGATGCCAACAAAACCACCGAGCCCTGGGGCTTCTTGCTCGGCGACACAGCCGATGGCGAAGACTCGGCCAAGGCCGGCAGTCAGGAACCAGGCGGCTTTCGCAAACTCTGGAACCGCGTCACCAACCAAACCTGACAGCTTTAGTGAAACCGCGCAGTTAGCCAGCGGAAAGGCTTAACTCTACAAATCGAGGGTGTAGGTGTCTGTGGTTTCGGCCGCCGCACCGAAACCCTCTTTTTGGTTTAATAGCCCTGAGTTGAGGGTACCCTGCACCGTGGAAATGCCAAATGACAAACGCCGAAACGCTGCTGGCTTGCAGCGAAGGAGTTCGGCCAGCACGGCATCCACGGCCCCCACCTGCTTACCACGCGGGCTGCCCCCGATGTACTGGGTGTGCACAAAGCCCTGGTGAACATCTTGGAAAACCAGCACCCCGCCCACTACCTCAGCCCCCAAGCGTGCCACCCACAGCTCCAGATGCCCAGGGTTCTGGTCGCGCAGGCGGCAGATTTCCGGCAGACTATGTACCGGAAGGCGGCCGTGGGTCTGATGCAGGTTGGTCGTCAGCAGCTCCCAAAAGGCTGCGTAATCGGCATCGGCGGCCGTGCACGCTACCACCACGCCGTGGTGGCGGGCCTTGCGCAGGTTGCCGCGGCGCCAAGTGCCAATGCGGAAGGGTTGGGTCAGGTCGATGACAGAGTTCAACTCGCGGCCCGCCAAGTGGGCGCCCTGCTGGTGCAGCCAGAACAGAACAGCGTCGGAAGGCTGCCGGCAGAACACCCGGGGCACCGGCTTGAGCAGCAATTGCCGAAACCCAGCGGCCCGCCAAGCCTCGCGCAACGCGTCCAGCCAGGCCAGCACATTGAGCGTTTTAGCGAGTCCGACCGTAACGAGGCCGCCGTAGGCCAGGCCGGGGTGGGCTACTAGCGTAGTGGAATCAGAAGCAGTGCGGGCGCGACCAGCCACAAACACCGCCCGTAGCCGCTCGCCCTGCCACACCAGCCACGAGCAGTCCTCGAACCGGTCGTGGTGGTAATCCAGATACGAGCGGCAAAATAGGAAAGGACCGTTAACCGAGGCCGCCACTAAGGCATCCCAGGCGGCGGCGTGGCCGGGCTGGTACCTCTCTACCCAGATAGCCGCATGCAGCGCGCCACTCATATGGGCACGCCCGTTGACTGACCGGTAGCGGCCAGCGCCCGAAATGCCGCATAGTTACGGATATAGCTAGCTTCTGAATAGGGCTCTGATACCAGGCACAGCAGCACGGACTGCGCTTGGAAACGCACGGTGCGCCAGTAAAGGCCTGGCAAGTAAAGGCCCAAATCGGGCCGGTCGAGCACAAAGTGCTGCTGCTCGCCGGCAGGCGTTTCCAGCGTGATATCGAGCCGGCCGCTCACGGCGATGAGCAGCTGCTGCAGCGTATGGTGGGCATGGTGGCCGCGCTGTACCTGGCTGGGCGTGTCATAAATCCAGTAGGAGCGCGCCACGGCAAAGGGCAGCAGCCCCTCAGACGCCACGCTCACCGTGAAGCCAGTATCGGCGCTGCCAGTGCAGGGCAGCGGCAGCAGGCACGGCAGAGAAGGCACGGCAGGCGTCGGGGGCATAGGGTTGGGAAGGCAACAACTGCCGGCAATACGGCCGGATCAATCAGCCAAAAGTAGTGCTTCTGGCCTTGCCACCCAACCGCCTGCCCTGGCAGCCGGCACTAAAGCAGTTGGTGCAGAAGGCCGGAATTTTATTCCGGCCGCGCACAACTCCCGCGCGGCCACCTTAGTATACCTGCTCAGTTCCGACCTGCTTTGGTTCGGAATTTTCCTCCCACTCAAACTACCATACCATGGCTGCTATCACCGGCGAAACCGCTCGCGCATACAACGACCTCGTAGAAATCAACAAAACTGCCGCCAAAGGCTATCAGGAAGCGGCTGAAGGTGTCAGCAACGCCGAACTGAAGTCCAAGCTGAGCCAAATGAGCCAGCACCGGGCGCAGTTTGCCGCTGAACTCACCCAACACGCCCAGCAACTGGGCATCCAGGCCGAGCAGGAAGGCACGGTAGAAGGCGTAATTGCCGATGCCGCCGCCGCCGTTCACCGTGGCTGGATCAATCTGAAATCGGTCGTAACCGGCCAAGACGACTCGGCTATTCTGGGTGAGTGCGAAACTGGCGACTCGGTGGCCCTGCAGTCGTACGAAACGGCCCTGAAATCAAACGAGCTGCCAGCTGGTGCTCGTGAAGTGATCCAAAAGCAGCACGGTGCCATCTTGTCTGACAAGAACTGGGTGACCCAGCAGAAAGCCAGCCGCTAATCTTTCGGAACTGCCTGGCAGTTCCCTACTGAAAAGCCCGCCTTGTGCGGGCTTTTTTGCGTTTGGCCCCTGGCACTCTCACTAAGCCAACACGTGCAACCTTCCGGGCGTGTATCTTTGTTACCAATTAGCTTAGCATCTTTTTTTACCCGATACCGCGCCGCTTTTGTACGCCATCATCGACCTTGAGACCACCGGGGGCCAGCCCACGCAGGACCGCATCACCGAAATTGCCATTTTCATTCACGATGGCGAAAAGGTGGTCGACCAGTTCGACACCCTGTTGAACCCGGGGCGCCCGATACCCTTTTTCATCACCCAGCTCACTGGTATCAGCGACGAGATGGTAAAGGATGCGCCCAAATTTCATGAGGTGGCGCGCAAGGTGGTGGAAATGACTGAGGGCTGCGTGTTTGTGGCCCACAACGTGCGGTTCGACTACTCGTTTCTGAAAAAGGAATTTGGCGACCTAGGCTACACATATTCGCGCAAAACGCTGTGCACGGTGCGCCTGAGCCGCTCGCTGATGCCGGGCCAGCCCAGCTACAGCCTGGGCAAGCTGTGCCAGAACATTGGGATTCCGCTCAATGGCCGCCACCGCGCCGCCGGCGACGCCGCTGCTACCGCCATCCTCTTCGACCGGCTGCTCAAGATCAGCCAGCAGGAAGAGGCGCTGACTCAGCCCGGCCTCTCCCCTGCCGATACCTTGGCCGCCGTGGATGCCAACGCCCCGGCAGGACGCCGCCCCGCCGGAGCGCCTGCCCGCGCTGCCCATACGGCTCCCAGCGCCTTGCCGGCCAGCTCTTCCGCCGACGCCCCGGCAGTAGTAGCCACTAAAAAACCTTCGGCCCGCAAGGTGAAAGCCGTGCAGGATGCCATCCGGACGGCGCTGCTGCCACCTAACATTACCCCTGAAAAAGTGGCCTCGCTGCCGCACGAGGCCGGCGTCTACTACTTCCACGACGAGAAGGGCGAGGTGATTTATGTGGGCAAGAGCATCAACATCTACAAGCGGATTCAGCAGCACTTTGCCATTGACTACAAGTCGCGCAAAAGCATCGAGTTCAAGAACTCGATTTCGGACATTACCTGGGAACTG
Proteins encoded in this region:
- a CDS encoding DNA gyrase/topoisomerase IV subunit A, which produces MSEETNPQTPDSEEQPNLFGAGDSVEFGATPAAPADAETPADEAAPSVVNESGELLLAESSADVHAVTEPEPIAPAEEAEEEPKFAPGETIHDVATVNGMYQNWFLDYASYVILERAVPAIEDGLKPVQRRILHAMKEMDDGRFNKVANVIGQTMQYHPHGDASIGDAMVNLGQKDLLIETQGNWGDIRTGDGAAAPRYIEARLSKFALDVVFNPDITEWQMSYDGRKREPTTLPVKFPLLLAQGVEGIAVGLSTKIMPHNFRELCKASIDVLRGREIQLFPDFPTGGLCDVTNYNGGLRGAKIRLRATIEKADKTMLVIRDIPYGTTTTALMESIVKASEANKIKIRKVVDNTAAEVEIQVHLPTGVSPDLTMDALYAFTDCEISISPNTCVIIEDKPRFVGVEDMLKLSTQKTVRLLERELEIRQDELQEKWHSASLEKIFIENRIYRKIEECETWEDILQTIDAGLKKFVRIEGEKPKANDTRIVLRRAITEDDLTRLTEIRIKRISKFDGFKAEEYIQRLETEVAEVADHLVNLTRYAINYFEGLLKKYGQHRERKTQLRTFDLVTAQKVAVANQKLYVNYADGFIGYGLKKDEKAVTVCDCSDLDDIIAIRRDGTFTVTKIAEKTFVGKDILHVGVYNKNDDRLVYNMVYQDGASGISFAKRFLVTGITRDKVYDLTKGTKGTKTLYLTANPNSESEIVGIQLSDKAPARVKQFDFDFAELAIKGKGSMGNIVTKQPIKKIVQKSLGDSTLGGREVFFDSVVGRLNTAGHGRYLGTFDTDNTILVVFKDGSYELTAPDPAIHFDVPNIVLLRKLEPDTVLSTVYMEGETKVHYVKRFKIETSTVAKRFTFISETKGSKMLAVTANPEPQVEVKLQRDKKADKETEKISLHEFIDVKGWKAMGNKLNYFRIHGLTLLTDEGPEPERREVKRKAGPATLPRPAASPAPPETPLPEPTGDVDISEADIAQAQAILKTPKSQLKLF
- a CDS encoding DNA topoisomerase IV subunit B, whose translation is MAEELVPATTPDHGYTEDSIRSLDWREHIRLRPGMYIGKLGDGSAYDDGIYVLVKEVIDNSIDEHVMGHGRTIEIKISDQRVQVRDYGRGIPLGKVVEVVSKINTGGKYDSKVFQKSVGLNGVGTKAVNALSNYFLVQSVREGLMKSAEFAQGILTSDPKPVKTSQRNGTLFTFQPDDSIFRNYRFIPEYLENQIWNYVYLNAGLTINFNGQKYYSENGLLDLLARKIDQESRRYDIIHLKGEDIELALTHGNDYGEEYYSFVNGQYTTQGGTHLAAFREAVVKTLREFYKKEYDATDIRGSIVAAISVRVQEPVFESQTKTKLGSMNMGPDGPTVRGFILDFVKEHLDNYLHKNPAAAEALKKRIEQNERERKDMAGVKKLANQRAKKANLHNRKLRDCRFHFGEGKQDAEALTTLFITEGDSASGSITKSRNVETEAVFSLRGKPLNCFGLKKKIVYENEELNLLQHALNIEEGIEGLRYNRVVIATDADVDGMHIRLLLLTFFLQFFPDLVRNGHVFILETPLFRVRNKKTTIYCYTEQEKQAAMRQLGRNPEITRFKGLGEISPDEFGKFIGDNIKLEPVILQSDRSIQQVLTYYMGKNTPARQEFIIDNLRLEKDLVTSDVLPLAEVAEEDLA
- a CDS encoding AI-2E family transporter produces the protein MFPPATQHHLPPSGHKPTPEVRQTPIVQFAFFMLGAVLLVYSLRLLDDILLPLLFSAVFTLLLLPICRWLELRGVPRILAIIVCLLLVLAIFTGIILGFGSQLAQFKNEIPKLQVKMMEFFTSAQQWAHNRFGYEPMSVDDLKETSIKALKKSGGSYLGTTLNTTSAVLGNLAQVLIYIFCLLLYRDHLRQFMFRFVAPDKRTSVLHTVDNIQTVVQAYISGLIKVIIIVAILNGIGLLVLGVKFAIFFAIFASVLAIIPYIGIMIGAMVPAIITLVETGSPVQAALVIGVFVVVQFLEGNFITPMITGSQVSINPLAAILALILGAELWGTPGMILSIPLMAVIKVVLDANKTTEPWGFLLGDTADGEDSAKAGSQEPGGFRKLWNRVTNQT
- a CDS encoding GNAT family N-acetyltransferase; the encoded protein is MSGALHAAIWVERYQPGHAAAWDALVAASVNGPFLFCRSYLDYHHDRFEDCSWLVWQGERLRAVFVAGRARTASDSTTLVAHPGLAYGGLVTVGLAKTLNVLAWLDALREAWRAAGFRQLLLKPVPRVFCRQPSDAVLFWLHQQGAHLAGRELNSVIDLTQPFRIGTWRRGNLRKARHHGVVVACTAADADYAAFWELLTTNLHQTHGRLPVHSLPEICRLRDQNPGHLELWVARLGAEVVGGVLVFQDVHQGFVHTQYIGGSPRGKQVGAVDAVLAELLRCKPAAFRRLSFGISTVQGTLNSGLLNQKEGFGAAAETTDTYTLDL
- a CDS encoding sugar 3,4-ketoisomerase, giving the protein MPPTPAVPSLPCLLPLPCTGSADTGFTVSVASEGLLPFAVARSYWIYDTPSQVQRGHHAHHTLQQLLIAVSGRLDITLETPAGEQQHFVLDRPDLGLYLPGLYWRTVRFQAQSVLLCLVSEPYSEASYIRNYAAFRALAATGQSTGVPI
- a CDS encoding PA2169 family four-helix-bundle protein, yielding MAAITGETARAYNDLVEINKTAAKGYQEAAEGVSNAELKSKLSQMSQHRAQFAAELTQHAQQLGIQAEQEGTVEGVIADAAAAVHRGWINLKSVVTGQDDSAILGECETGDSVALQSYETALKSNELPAGAREVIQKQHGAILSDKNWVTQQKASR
- a CDS encoding exonuclease domain-containing protein translates to MYAIIDLETTGGQPTQDRITEIAIFIHDGEKVVDQFDTLLNPGRPIPFFITQLTGISDEMVKDAPKFHEVARKVVEMTEGCVFVAHNVRFDYSFLKKEFGDLGYTYSRKTLCTVRLSRSLMPGQPSYSLGKLCQNIGIPLNGRHRAAGDAAATAILFDRLLKISQQEEALTQPGLSPADTLAAVDANAPAGRRPAGAPARAAHTAPSALPASSSADAPAVVATKKPSARKVKAVQDAIRTALLPPNITPEKVASLPHEAGVYYFHDEKGEVIYVGKSINIYKRIQQHFAIDYKSRKSIEFKNSISDITWELTGSELVALLYESHEIKRLKPLYNRKLRRSVFPAGIFLRTDEQGYKRLYYGRADDHSNSHPLIALGNQFKAKGFLFHKVSKFNLCQKLCDLYKTNGSCFDYQVHRCKGACLGLEPAEEYNKRVEEAIESFTYEHGSFVVIGQGRRDDEKTVVVVEHGRYLGFGYVDTETFTARRLDDFKEVINRYNDNKDAQQIIRQYLRTSHKDKVKVFK